A DNA window from Coffea arabica cultivar ET-39 chromosome 6c, Coffea Arabica ET-39 HiFi, whole genome shotgun sequence contains the following coding sequences:
- the LOC113692564 gene encoding auxin-binding protein ABP20-like: protein MLIQALFFFSLLVASTQAFDFCVADPSLPVGPAGYSCKKTADVTVDDFIFSLAASGNTSNIISAAVTPAFPPTFAGVNGLGISIARLDFAVGGVIPFHTHPGGSEILVVIQGQLCAGFISSLENQVYFKTLVKGDVMAFPRGLLHFQFNSGKSPALAFVSFSSPNPGLQVTDFAFFKNDLPTEIVAKTTFLDIPQIKKLKAILGGTN from the coding sequence ATGTTGATACAagccctctttttcttttcactccTTGTTGCCTCAACTCAAGCTTTCGACTTCTGCGTAGCGGATCCTTCATTGCCTGTTGGACCTGCAGGTTACTCTTGCAAGAAGACTGCTGACGTCACAGTTGATGATTTTATTTTCAGCTTAGCAGCTTCTGGCAACACTTCTAACATCATTTCTGCGGCAGTAACCCCTGCTTTTCCACCCACGTTCGCTGGTGTGAATGGTCTTGGCATTTCAATTGCCCGTCTGGATTTTGCTGTGGGTGGTGTTATCCCATTTCACACGCACCCTGGAGGATCTGAAATCCTTGTTGTCATACAGGGGCAGCTCTGTGCTGGCTTCATTTCTTCATTGGAGAATCAAGTCTATTTCAAAACTCTTGTAAAAGGAGATGTGATGGCATTCCCACGAGGGTTGCTGCATTTCCAGTTTAATTCCGGGAAGAGTCCTGCTCTAGCTTTTGTTAGCTTTAGTAGTCCTAACCCCGGTCTTCAAGTCACTGACTTTGCATTCTTCAAGAATGATTTGCCAACTGAAATTGTTGCCAAAACCACTTTCCTTGACATTCCACAAATCAAGAAGCTCAAAGCAATCCTTGGTGGCACCAATTAG
- the LOC113692905 gene encoding probable glucan endo-1,3-beta-glucosidase BG4, with translation MHRMHLRAQTMASPRMFLAVGMMMMMVIMHSPMVIVGDKIGIGVCYGMVANNLPSATDVISLYKKYNIGKLRLFDPNPDALEALKGSGIDVALGAKNEDIPSIATSTEGAESWFTTNVLPYLSNITFSFISVGNEAIPGEFANDVAPAMSNLQAVLNDHNLNGITVTTAVATMVLGVSYQFSPETKGALADVLSFLSIKGSPLMANVYPYFAYASDPDQVRLDYALFTAKDPVVVDGNLSYHNLFDATVDSFYWAMEKQGVNNVGVAVSESGWPSAGNGGFTTPELASTYNRNFMQHVLNMGGTPKRPGAYIEGFIFAMFNENQKPSGIEQNWGLFYPNMQPVYAVF, from the coding sequence ATGCACAGGATGCATTTGAGGGCTCAAACTATGGCATCCCCAAGAATGTTCCTTGCTGTTggcatgatgatgatgatggtcATTATGCATAGCCCAATGGTGATTGTTGGAGACAAAATAGGCATAGGCGTTTGTTATGGAATGGTAGCCAACAATCTACCTTCTGCTACCGATGTGATTAGCCTTTACAAGAAATATAACATCGGCAAACTAAGGCTATTTGATCCAAATCCTGACGCTCTAGAAGCATTGAAGGGCAGTGGAATTGACGTCGCATTAGGCGCAAAGAATGAAGATATACCGAGCATAGCCACAAGTACTGAGGGAGCAGAATCGTGGTTTACAACAAATGTGCTGCCTTATCTGAGTAACAttacattttcattcatttctgttggaaatgaagcaatcCCAGGAGAGTTTGCCAACGATGTCGCCCCTGCCATGAGTAATCTTCAGGCTGTTCTGAATGACCACAATCTAAATGGTATTACCGTGACCACCGCGGTCGCTACGATGGTGTTGGGAGTTTCCTATCAATTCTCACCTGAGACAAAGGGTGCACTGGCAGATGTGTTGAGCTTTCTATCAATCAAAGGGTCTCCATTGATGGCCAATGTGTACCCTTACTTCGCCTATGCATCGGATCCAGACCAAGTTCGCCTAGATTATGCTCTTTTCACTGCAAAAGATCCAGTGGTTGTTGATGGAAATCTGAGTTATCATAACTTATTTGATGCTACGGTAGATTCATTTTATTGGGCAATGGAGAAACAGGGTGTAAATAACGTAGGAGTGGCAGTTTCTGAGAGCGGATGGCCTTCTGCTGGGAATGGAGGTTTCACAACCCCAGAACTTGCATCTACATACAACAGGAACTTTATGCAGCATGTGTTGAATATGGGTGGCACACCTAAGAGGCCTGGGGCATATATTGAAGGGTTTATCTTTGCCATGTTTAATGAAAATCAAAAGCCTTCTGGTATAGAGCAAAATTGGGGACTTTTTTATCCTAACATGCAACCTGTATATGCAGTGTTTTGA
- the LOC113692906 gene encoding probable glucan endo-1,3-beta-glucosidase BG4: MVLAITTMLLPIAIAGDKIDIGVCYGMVADNLPPAAEVIALYKKYSIGKLRLFDPNRDALRALKGSDIDVTLGVKNEDIPNIAASVDGARSWFTTNLQPYTNDITFAFVSVGNEAIPGEFADSIAPAMKNLQSVLSDDNLNGVTVTTSVSTAVLGTSFPPSASVFSDDAKGAIVDVLNFLTIKGSPLMVNVYPYFAYASDPVHVRQDYALFTATDAVVVDGNLTYHNLFDAMVDAVYWAMEKEGVHNHNVGVAVSESGWPSAGKGNFTTPKLASTYNKHFKQHILSKAGTPKRPGAHIEGFIFAMFNEDLKPAGVEQNWGLFYPNKKPVYPVF, encoded by the coding sequence ATGGTTCTTGCAATCACAACTATGCTGCTCCCAATAGCCATTGCTGGTGACAAAATTGATATAGGCGTTTGTTATGGAATGGTAGCGGACAACTTACCTCCTGCCGCAGAAGTCATTGCCCTTTACAAGAAGTATAGCATTGGCAAACTGAGGCTTTTTGATCCAAATCGAGATGCCCTACGAGCACTAAAGGGCAGTGATATTGATGTCACATTAGGCGTAAAAAATGAAGATATACCAAACATAGCAGCAAGCGTTGACGGCGCAAGATCATGGTTTACGACAAATCTACAGCCTTATACTAATGACATTACATTCGCATTCGTTTCTGTGGGAAATGAGGCCATCCCAGGTGAGTTCGCAGACAGTATTGCACCAGCCATGAAAAATCTTCAGTCTGTCTTAAGCGATGACAACCTTAATGGTGTAACCGTGACAACATCAGTGTCAACAGCTGTGCTAGGAACTTCCTTTCCGCCTTCAGCCAGCGTATTCTCAGATGATGCAAAGGGTGCAATTGTCGATGTTCTGAACTTTTTAACCATCAAGGGATCACCTCTGATGGTGAATGTGTACCCTTACTTCGCCTATGCATCCGATCCAGTGCATGTTCGTCAAGATTATGCACTCTTCACCGCAACAGATGCGGTGGTTGTGGATGGTAATTTGACTTATCATAACTTGTTTGATGCTATGGTAGATGCAGTGTACTGGGCAATGGAGAAAGAAGGCGTGCATAATCATAATGTGGGAGTGGCAGTTTCTGAGAGTGGATGGCCTTCTGCCGGGAAGGGGAATTTCACAACTCCAAAACTTGCGTCTACGTACAACAAGCACTTCAAGCAGCATATCTTGAGCAAGGCTGGTACACCTAAAAGGCCAGGGGCTCACATTGAAGGCTTCATTTTTGCCATGTTTAATGAAGATCTCAAGCCTGCTGGAGTAGAACAAAATTGGGGACTTTTCTATCCTAACAAGAAACCTGTTTATCCAGTGTTTTGA
- the LOC113694172 gene encoding 12-oxophytodienoate reductase 3-like, producing MAETKSDQGSPSLFSPYKMGKFNLSHRVVLAPMTRCRAINSIPQPAMAEYYAQRATNGGFLITEGTMISPSAAGFPHVPGIFTKEQVEAWKQVVDAVHAKGAIIFCQLWHVGRASHEVYQPGGGAPISSTGKPISKRWRILMPDGSHGIYPKPRPLTTAHEIAQVVEDYRQSALNAIEAGFDGIEIHGAHGYLIDQFLKDGINDRTDEYGGSVANRCKFIVQVVQAVVSAIGADRVGVRISPAIDHLDAMDSDPLSLGLAVIERLNELQLNSGSKLTYLHVTQPRYTAYGQTEAGRQGSEEEEAQLVRTLRKAYQGTFISSGGFTRELGVEAVAQGDADLVSYGRLFISNPDLVLRFKLNAPLIRYNRSTFYTHDPVVGYTDYPFLSNGTSGNVPQSRL from the exons ATGGCTGAAACTAAGTCAGATCAAGGAAGCCCATCTCTCTTTTCTCCATACAAGATGGGAAAGTTCAATCTGTCTCACAG GGTGGTTCTGGCGCCGATGACAAGATGCAGGGCCATAAATAGCATTCCTCAGCCTGCCATGGCGGAGTACTACGCCCAAAGAGCAACCAATGGTGGCTTTCTCATCACGGAGGGCACCATGATCTCCCCAAGTGCTGCCGG GTTTCCGCATGTGCCGGGGATCTTTACAAAGGAACAAGTGGAGGCATGGAAGCAAGTGGTTGATGCAGTACATGCCAAGGGTGCTATTATTTTCTGTCAACTGTGGCACGTTGGCCGTGCATCACATGAAG TTTATCAACCTGGTGGTGGTGCACCCATATCATCAACGGGAAAGCCTATATCAAAGAGGTGGAGGATATTGATGCCTGATGGCAGCCATGGGATCTACCCTAAACCACGTCCATTAACAACAGCGCATGAGATTGCGCAAGTTGTGGAAGATTACCGCCAGTCAGCCTTGAATGCCATTGAAGCCG GTTTTGATGGTATTGAAATCCATGGAGCACATGGCTACCTAATTGACCAGTTCTTGAAAGATGGGATCAATGATCGGACAGATGAATATGGTGGATCTGTTGCAAATCGCTGCAAATTCATTGTGCAGGTGGTTCAGGCTGTTGTTTCAGCAATTGGTGCAGATCGTGTTGGTGTCAGAATTTCCCCTGCTATTGACCATCTTGATGCCATGGACTCTGATCCACTAAGCTTAGGCCTGGCAGTGATTGAGAGACTTAACGAGCTCCAACTGAATTCAGGCTCCAAGTTAACATACTTGCACGTGACTCAACCTCGATATACAGCGTATGGCCAGACAGAGGCAGGCAGACAGGGGAGTGAAGAGGAGGAGGCCCAACTAGTGAGGACCTTGCGAAAAGCTTATCAAGGAACTTTCATTTCCAGTGGTGGGTTCACCAGAGAGCTAGGAGTTGAAGCGGTAGCTCAGGGTGATGCTGATTTGGTTTCCTATGGTCGCCTTTTTATCTCAAATCCAGACTTAGTTTTACGCTTTAAGCTAAATGCTCCTTTGATTAGGTATAATAGATCTACCTTCTATACTCATGATCCTGTTGTAGGATACACAGATTACCCTTTTCTAAGCAATGGTACCAGTGGCAATGTACCACAATCACGTCTGTAA
- the LOC113693969 gene encoding GCN5-related N-acetyltransferase 6, chloroplastic-like isoform X2, whose amino-acid sequence MSANWNPSQTREQMEISKELRTVSATESVPVVAPAELQFDKPQPQDQMLFQENRLQFGQFVVRRAVLDEEYWTAAWLRAESHWEDRRNDRFADNYKRKFAEQEYNALKRRSNTQLGDKCTCMVAVKKENRDVKHTVLKSVVGTLDLSIQYLSQGETFPGERVKNPLFCSIDRKSCRRYGYISNLCVAKSARRQGIASKMILFAISSAKRDGAEQVFVHVHRFNTPAQELYHKMGFQMVEAASFDKSNEQIYLLQLGS is encoded by the exons AT GTCAGCGAATTGGAATCCTTCACAAACGAGAGAGCAAATGGAAATCTCAAAAGAGCTTCGAACTGTTTCTGCTACCGAATCTGTGCCGGTGGTAGCTCCAGCAGAACTCCAATTTGACAAGCCGCAACCACAGGATCAAATGCTCTTTCAAGAAAACCGACTTCAGTTTGGACAGTTTGTGGTTCGCAGGGCTGTACTAGACGAAGAGTATTGG ACAGCAGCTTGGCTGCGAGCAGAGAGTCACTGGGAGGACAGAAGAAATGACAG ATTTGCTGATAACTACAAAAGGAAGTTTGCGGAGCAG GAATATAATGCACTAAAAAGAAGATCCAACACACAACTAGGGGATAAATGCACCTGCATGGTGGCG GTAAAGAAGGAAAACAGAGACGTGAAACATACTGTGCTGAAGAGTGTCGTTGGAACACTAGACTTGAGCATCCAATACTTGTCACAAGGAGAGACCTTTCCAGGG GAACGGGTGAAAAATCCTCTCTTCTGCAGTATTGATAGAAAATCCTGCAGAAGATATGGTTACATATCCAATTTATGCGTTGCCAAATCAGCACGCCGGCAGGGCATTGCAAGCAAAATGATTCTCTTTGCAATCAGCTCAGCAAAAAGAGATG GCGCAGAACAGGTGTTTGTGCATGTACATAGGTTCAACACGCCTGCTCAGGAACTGTATCACAAGATGGGTTTTCAG ATGGTCGAAGCAGCAAGTTTTGACAAGTCAAATGAGCAAATTTATTTGCTTCAACTCGGATCATGA
- the LOC113693969 gene encoding GCN5-related N-acetyltransferase 6, chloroplastic-like isoform X1 — protein MATIALQRPFLLKTSSFGIKTPYRNDRASGIWTMSANWNPSQTREQMEISKELRTVSATESVPVVAPAELQFDKPQPQDQMLFQENRLQFGQFVVRRAVLDEEYWTAAWLRAESHWEDRRNDRFADNYKRKFAEQEYNALKRRSNTQLGDKCTCMVAVKKENRDVKHTVLKSVVGTLDLSIQYLSQGETFPGERVKNPLFCSIDRKSCRRYGYISNLCVAKSARRQGIASKMILFAISSAKRDGAEQVFVHVHRFNTPAQELYHKMGFQMVEAASFDKSNEQIYLLQLGS, from the exons ATGGCAACAATTGCTTTGCAGCGACCTTTTCTGTTGAAAACTTCATCTTTCGGAATCAAAACGCCATACCGCAATGACAGAGCTTCTGGCATTTGGACAAT GTCAGCGAATTGGAATCCTTCACAAACGAGAGAGCAAATGGAAATCTCAAAAGAGCTTCGAACTGTTTCTGCTACCGAATCTGTGCCGGTGGTAGCTCCAGCAGAACTCCAATTTGACAAGCCGCAACCACAGGATCAAATGCTCTTTCAAGAAAACCGACTTCAGTTTGGACAGTTTGTGGTTCGCAGGGCTGTACTAGACGAAGAGTATTGG ACAGCAGCTTGGCTGCGAGCAGAGAGTCACTGGGAGGACAGAAGAAATGACAG ATTTGCTGATAACTACAAAAGGAAGTTTGCGGAGCAG GAATATAATGCACTAAAAAGAAGATCCAACACACAACTAGGGGATAAATGCACCTGCATGGTGGCG GTAAAGAAGGAAAACAGAGACGTGAAACATACTGTGCTGAAGAGTGTCGTTGGAACACTAGACTTGAGCATCCAATACTTGTCACAAGGAGAGACCTTTCCAGGG GAACGGGTGAAAAATCCTCTCTTCTGCAGTATTGATAGAAAATCCTGCAGAAGATATGGTTACATATCCAATTTATGCGTTGCCAAATCAGCACGCCGGCAGGGCATTGCAAGCAAAATGATTCTCTTTGCAATCAGCTCAGCAAAAAGAGATG GCGCAGAACAGGTGTTTGTGCATGTACATAGGTTCAACACGCCTGCTCAGGAACTGTATCACAAGATGGGTTTTCAG ATGGTCGAAGCAGCAAGTTTTGACAAGTCAAATGAGCAAATTTATTTGCTTCAACTCGGATCATGA
- the LOC113691288 gene encoding uncharacterized protein, with protein MEAGSNGEEPTSWEELYNINLVPSELFVKFRKEIEGYRVGVNLEFYNAPINEYQAKLVLKPLAHDRRWKFIYEPLHHDVRLLSKKIPITKFLNLQVGVGHSFQLHATGWKWKLTTCLGGDGVSRIRNKTTLGLCPGIDFRFGWRADYVFPEITGAMGTGEPLFNMNSGRLQASLDRIETIYTHTS; from the exons ATGGAAGCGGGTTCGAATGGAGAAGAGCCCACATCATGGGAGGAGCTTTACAACATCAATTTAGTGCCTTCAGAGTTATTTGTCAAGTTCAGAAAAGAAATTGAGGGGTATCGTGTTGGTGTCAACTTGGAG TTCTACAATGCTCCAATCAATGAGTACCAGGCAAAGCTGGTGTTAAAGCCTTTAGCTCATGATCGGAGATGGAAGTTTATTTATGAACCTTTGCATCATGATGTGCGACTTCTTTCTAAGAAGATTCCAATAACAAAATTCCTGAATCTTCAG GTAGGAGTAGGCCATAGCTTTCAGTTGCATGCCACTGGTTGGAAGTGGAAGCTTACTACCTGTTTGGGTGGGGATGGTGTCTCTAGGATTCGAAATAAAACAACACTTGGCTTATGTCCTGGTATTGATTTCCGTTTTGGGTGGAGAGCTGATTATGTGTTTCCAGAAATTACAGG GGCTATGGGTACTGGTGAACCATTGTTCAACATGAATTCTGGACGCTTACAAGCATCACTTGACAGAATTGAGACCATATATACGCACACGTCATAA
- the LOC113692910 gene encoding uncharacterized protein, whose protein sequence is MLMVVYVNVGVNRFWAMDPELLPVTPNEYGTFHAMDRALYSLLAVDLWRDPYESVQIMALWLWMERLGFKNLVLTILSMPPMLINKYADEALTCVKCVNDPQFVLSAEVNEIPATSRLVKKRITLQYFHENRPIVVKELRNVVTETCAMALQDVIEDAVKKHNAYESLVNSFSNLGFVGEACGDYRNANGASQEERTMFVTFSKGYPVAESEVTEFFTKLFGNCIEAFHMQPVRSDEQPLYARVVFSTPKVIDLILGGVTKAKFTINGKHLWMRKFVPKRKSSFPRSRRP, encoded by the coding sequence ATGTTGATGGTTGTATATGTGAATGTTGGTGTGAACAGGTTTTGGGCCATGGATCCTGAACTTTTGCCGGTTACACCCAACGAGTACGGTACTTTCCATGCAATGGATAGAGCGCTTTACTCTCTCCTTGCTGTCGATCTCTGGCGTGATCCTTATGAGTCTGTGCAAATTATGGCCCTGTGGCTTTGGATGGAGCGGCTAGGTTTCAAGAATCTTGTATTAACAATCTTATCTATGCCCCCCATGTTGATAAATAAATATGCTGACGAGGCTTTGACATGTGTCAAATGTGTTAATGACCCTCAGTTTGTGCTTTCAGCTGAAGTCAATGAAATTCCTGCAACTTCTAGACTCGTGAAGAAGAGGATCACTCtccaatattttcatgagaatAGGCCCATTGTGGTGAAAGAACTTCGGAATGTTGTAACTGAAACTTGTGCCATGGCTTTACAGGATGTCATAGAGGATGCTGTCAAGAAGCATAATGCATACGAGTCTTTGGTTAACAGCTTTTCTAACTTGGGTTTTGTAGGTGAAGCATGTGGAGACTACAGGAATGCTAATGGGGCATCACAAGAGGAAAGGACCATGTTTGTTACATTTTCGAAGGGCTATCCTGTTGCAGAATCAGAAGTCACGGAGTTCTTCACTAAGCTGTTCGGGAATTGCATAGAGGCCTTCCACATGCAACCAGTGAGGTCTGATGAGCAACCATTGTATGCTCGAGTAGTGTTCTCTACGCCTAAAGTCATTGACTTGATTCTCGGTGGTGTTACCAAGGCCAAATTCACCATAAATGGGAAGCATCTCTGGATGCGCAAATTTGTGCCTAAACGCAAGAGCTCCTTCCCTCGGTCGCGTCGGCCATAG
- the LOC113691672 gene encoding protein OXIDATIVE STRESS 3 LIKE 1 isoform X2 — MSIVVERGNSNTTGTTTATAASTAAAANHINGNSYGLDHHLIGRSGLGGQRVTCFSMYANGSKPPAPELGAAGAGVGAGRKVVEEEDEGRSGESSSSTSSIGRNSDEESSAGRSSEAGDGEEVQSEYKGGALDSLEALEEVLPIKRSISQFYFGKSKSFTSLSDAANCSSMKDIVKPENAYTRKRKNLLACNNFWDKNRNGIRRNNSGGISKRAAGSRSSLALAASMGCTESNNNSDSSNSNSPSRGICLPPLPPQARRSLYNDSLSPPGQKFSPWRSFSLSDLQGRELGGC; from the exons ATGTCAATCGTGGTGGAGAGGGGCAATAGTAATACGACTGGTACTACGACTGCGACTGCGGCCTCTACCGCGGCTGCTGCCAATCATATTAATGGTAATAGTTACGGGCTTGATCATCATCTGATCGGACGGTCTGGACTTGGTGGACAGAGAGTGACGTGTTTCTCGATGTATGCTAATGGAAGTAAGCCGCCGGCACCGGAGTTAGGGGCAGCCGGCGCCGGAGTTGGAGCGGGGAGGAAGGTGGTGGAGGAAGAGGATGAGGGTCGGAGTGGGGAGTCATCGTCGTCGACTTCTTCGATTGGGAGGAATAGTGATGAGGAGTCATCGGCTGGACGGTCGTCGGAAGCCGGCGACGGTGAGGAGGTGCAGAGTGAGTATAAAGGCGGAGCTTTGGATAGTCTCGAGGCGTTAGAGGAGGTCTTGCCTATCAA GAGGAGCATATCACaattttattttggtaaatcCAAGTCTTTTACCAGCCTATCAGATGCTGCAAATTGTTCGTCCATGAAAGATATTGTAAAGCCAGAAAATGCTTACACCAGGAAACGCAAAAACTTGCTTGCCTGTAATAATTTCTGGGATAAGAATCGCAATggcattagaagaaataacagCGGTGGGATATCAAAGAGAGCAGCAGGCTCTAGAAGTTCATTGGCTCTTGCAGCATCCATGGGCTGTACCGAGAGCAACAATAACAGCGATAGTTCCAACTCAAATTCACCATCTCGTGGCATTTGTCTTCCTCCTTTGCCACCACAAGCAAGAAGATCACTGTACAATGACTCATTGTCACCTCCGGGACAGAAGTTTTCTCCTTGGAGGTCCTTCTCTTTATCTGATCTGCAAG GGAGGGAACTTGGGGGCTGCTAA
- the LOC113691672 gene encoding protein OXIDATIVE STRESS 3 LIKE 1 isoform X1 — protein MSIVVERGNSNTTGTTTATAASTAAAANHINGNSYGLDHHLIGRSGLGGQRVTCFSMYANGSKPPAPELGAAGAGVGAGRKVVEEEDEGRSGESSSSTSSIGRNSDEESSAGRSSEAGDGEEVQSEYKGGALDSLEALEEVLPIKRSISQFYFGKSKSFTSLSDAANCSSMKDIVKPENAYTRKRKNLLACNNFWDKNRNGIRRNNSGGISKRAAGSRSSLALAASMGCTESNNNSDSSNSNSPSRGICLPPLPPQARRSLYNDSLSPPGQKFSPWRSFSLSDLQGATATPSISGIMVNNRHV, from the exons ATGTCAATCGTGGTGGAGAGGGGCAATAGTAATACGACTGGTACTACGACTGCGACTGCGGCCTCTACCGCGGCTGCTGCCAATCATATTAATGGTAATAGTTACGGGCTTGATCATCATCTGATCGGACGGTCTGGACTTGGTGGACAGAGAGTGACGTGTTTCTCGATGTATGCTAATGGAAGTAAGCCGCCGGCACCGGAGTTAGGGGCAGCCGGCGCCGGAGTTGGAGCGGGGAGGAAGGTGGTGGAGGAAGAGGATGAGGGTCGGAGTGGGGAGTCATCGTCGTCGACTTCTTCGATTGGGAGGAATAGTGATGAGGAGTCATCGGCTGGACGGTCGTCGGAAGCCGGCGACGGTGAGGAGGTGCAGAGTGAGTATAAAGGCGGAGCTTTGGATAGTCTCGAGGCGTTAGAGGAGGTCTTGCCTATCAA GAGGAGCATATCACaattttattttggtaaatcCAAGTCTTTTACCAGCCTATCAGATGCTGCAAATTGTTCGTCCATGAAAGATATTGTAAAGCCAGAAAATGCTTACACCAGGAAACGCAAAAACTTGCTTGCCTGTAATAATTTCTGGGATAAGAATCGCAATggcattagaagaaataacagCGGTGGGATATCAAAGAGAGCAGCAGGCTCTAGAAGTTCATTGGCTCTTGCAGCATCCATGGGCTGTACCGAGAGCAACAATAACAGCGATAGTTCCAACTCAAATTCACCATCTCGTGGCATTTGTCTTCCTCCTTTGCCACCACAAGCAAGAAGATCACTGTACAATGACTCATTGTCACCTCCGGGACAGAAGTTTTCTCCTTGGAGGTCCTTCTCTTTATCTGATCTGCAAGGTGCAACTGCAACCCCAAGCATCTCTGGCATAATGGTCAATAATAGACACGTATAG